A single region of the Streptococcus sanguinis genome encodes:
- a CDS encoding YutD family protein, which produces MRKDISPELYNYNKFPGPEFKQIDSKIVAEKFEFELIENYKEGFDLTAFHQRFSEILTKFDYIVGDWGNEQLRLRGFYKDERANENDEKISRLEDYLLEYCSYGCAYFVLENPNPQRASFDKKSHGKKESEGRSKRSRNSRSGGNRNRRSERDRDSRSKRDNKRSRNNSQQDRQKKQKDSNRHFVIRQNRGEK; this is translated from the coding sequence ATGCGTAAAGATATTTCACCTGAATTGTATAATTATAATAAATTCCCAGGACCGGAGTTTAAACAGATTGATAGCAAGATTGTTGCAGAAAAATTCGAGTTTGAATTGATTGAGAACTATAAGGAAGGCTTTGACTTGACTGCCTTTCATCAGCGTTTTTCAGAAATTCTCACCAAGTTTGACTATATTGTCGGCGACTGGGGCAATGAGCAGCTACGCCTGCGCGGTTTTTACAAGGACGAGCGGGCTAATGAAAACGATGAGAAGATCAGCCGCTTAGAAGACTATTTGCTGGAGTACTGCAGCTATGGCTGTGCTTATTTTGTCTTGGAAAATCCAAATCCCCAGCGCGCTTCCTTTGATAAAAAATCGCATGGCAAGAAAGAGTCAGAGGGGCGGTCAAAACGTTCTCGCAACAGCCGTTCAGGCGGCAACCGCAATCGCAGAAGCGAGCGAGACCGAGACAGCCGCTCTAAAAGGGACAATAAGCGCTCTCGCAACAATTCCCAGCAAGATAGGCAGAAAAAGCAAAAAGACAGCAATCGCCATTTTGTAATTCGTCAGAATAGAGGAGAAAAATGA
- a CDS encoding SepM family pheromone-processing serine protease, whose translation MKRIKKFILPTVIGVTIAFFIAALYVRLPYYIEVPGGAEDVRQVLLVDNKADKEAGSYNFVTVGVEQATFAHLVYAWLTPFTDIYSAKDMTGGSTDEEFNRINQFYMETSQNMAKYQGLTTAGKEIKMDYLGVYVLQVADNSTFKGVLNIADTVTGVNDKTFESSEELVKYVNSQKLGDKIKVTFQEDGQEKSATGKIIKLENGKNGIGISLIDRTEVSSSIPITFSTEGIGGPSAGLMFSLAIYTQLADPTLRDGRDIAGTGSISREGEVGEIGGIDKKVVSAAQSGADIFFAPNNELTEEEKKLSPNGKNNYQTALETAKKIKTDMKIVPVKTLQDAIDYLKKNK comes from the coding sequence ATGAAAAGAATTAAGAAGTTTATATTGCCGACGGTCATTGGCGTCACTATTGCCTTTTTTATAGCAGCTCTTTACGTTCGTCTGCCTTATTATATAGAAGTTCCTGGTGGTGCCGAGGATGTTCGTCAGGTCTTGCTGGTTGATAATAAGGCCGACAAGGAAGCGGGTTCCTACAACTTTGTGACGGTCGGAGTAGAGCAGGCAACCTTTGCTCATCTGGTCTATGCTTGGCTGACCCCTTTTACAGATATTTATTCTGCCAAGGATATGACGGGTGGCTCCACGGATGAGGAATTTAATCGGATCAACCAGTTTTACATGGAAACATCGCAAAATATGGCCAAATATCAAGGGTTGACGACAGCTGGTAAAGAGATTAAAATGGACTATCTAGGGGTTTATGTCCTGCAGGTGGCAGATAACTCAACTTTCAAGGGAGTTCTCAATATTGCTGATACGGTAACTGGTGTCAATGACAAGACATTTGAAAGTTCTGAGGAGCTGGTCAAGTATGTCAACTCGCAGAAGCTTGGGGATAAAATCAAGGTAACTTTCCAAGAGGATGGCCAGGAGAAATCGGCAACCGGCAAGATTATCAAGTTGGAGAACGGTAAGAACGGGATTGGGATTAGTCTGATAGACCGGACGGAAGTCAGCAGCAGTATTCCGATTACATTTTCAACTGAAGGTATTGGCGGTCCCAGTGCTGGTCTCATGTTCAGCCTAGCCATTTATACCCAGTTGGCTGATCCGACCCTTCGTGATGGCCGCGATATTGCAGGGACCGGCAGCATCAGTCGTGAAGGCGAAGTTGGTGAAATCGGCGGAATTGATAAGAAAGTTGTTTCAGCGGCCCAAAGCGGAGCAGATATCTTCTTTGCACCGAACAATGAACTGACAGAGGAAGAGAAGAAGCTTTCTCCTAATGGGAAAAACAACTACCAAACGGCTTTGGAGACAGCCAAGAAGATTAAAACGGATATGAAAATTGTTCCAGTTAAAACGCTGCAGGACGCCATTGACTATCTGAAAAAGAACAAGTAA
- the coaD gene encoding pantetheine-phosphate adenylyltransferase, with translation MSDKIGLFTGSFDPMTKGHVDLIERASRLFDKLYVGIFYNREKSGFFTIEARERMVKEALEHLDNVEVIISQNELAVTVARRLGAQAFVRGLRNSQDLDYEANMNFFNHELAGELETIFLLSKPAYQHISSSRIRELIAFQQDIAAYVPQSVIKELERINNEKN, from the coding sequence ATGTCAGATAAAATAGGACTATTCACAGGGTCTTTTGACCCGATGACCAAGGGCCATGTGGACCTGATTGAGCGGGCCAGCAGGCTCTTTGATAAGCTCTATGTAGGAATTTTCTACAATCGGGAAAAGTCTGGTTTTTTCACAATTGAAGCCAGAGAGCGCATGGTCAAAGAAGCTCTAGAACATTTGGATAATGTCGAGGTCATCATTTCGCAGAATGAGCTAGCAGTGACAGTGGCCAGAAGACTGGGAGCACAGGCCTTTGTGCGCGGTCTCCGAAATAGTCAAGATCTAGACTATGAAGCCAATATGAACTTTTTCAATCATGAACTAGCAGGAGAGCTGGAAACGATTTTCTTGCTCAGCAAGCCGGCCTATCAGCATATCAGTTCATCACGTATTCGTGAGCTGATTGCTTTTCAGCAGGATATCGCGGCCTATGTGCCTCAAAGTGTAATCAAAGAATTAGAAAGAATCAACAATGAAAAGAATTAA
- the rsmD gene encoding 16S rRNA (guanine(966)-N(2))-methyltransferase RsmD, with amino-acid sequence MFFMRVVAGKYGGRPLKTLDGKTTRPTTDKVKGAIFNMIGPYFDGGRVLDLYAGSGSLAIEAISRGMETAVLVEKDRRAQAIISENIQMTKEPERFDLLKMESGRALEMLTGAFDLVLLDPPYAKEQIVADLEKLEEGQLLSQDVLVVCETEKEVELPEEIAGLGIWKQKIYGISKVTVYVR; translated from the coding sequence ATGTTTTTTATGAGAGTTGTGGCAGGTAAATATGGGGGCAGGCCCCTCAAGACTTTGGACGGCAAGACGACTAGGCCTACGACCGATAAGGTCAAGGGGGCGATTTTTAATATGATTGGTCCCTATTTTGACGGCGGTCGGGTGCTGGATCTTTATGCTGGGAGCGGGAGTTTGGCCATTGAAGCTATTTCGCGAGGTATGGAGACAGCTGTCTTAGTCGAAAAGGATCGCAGAGCTCAGGCTATCATTTCAGAGAATATTCAGATGACCAAGGAGCCGGAACGTTTTGACTTGCTCAAGATGGAGTCTGGCCGAGCCCTAGAAATGTTGACGGGGGCTTTTGACTTAGTCCTCTTGGATCCGCCTTATGCCAAGGAGCAGATTGTGGCTGACCTTGAGAAGCTGGAGGAAGGCCAGCTCTTGAGCCAAGATGTCCTAGTAGTCTGTGAGACAGAAAAGGAAGTTGAATTACCTGAGGAAATTGCAGGGCTGGGCATTTGGAAGCAGAAGATATATGGAATTTCAAAGGTGACGGTGTATGTCAGATAA
- a CDS encoding YcxB family protein, producing MFPMTAKTIMTEEAYRRFAWTNFWYKKNGIFSLILPEIVVLICSAICFFIGEPLPGVAFLVTVAVLPFLYYLSMNRHIKKFYRGNPLWHDIEQEFSFYETEFRVVNRNNNARFDYQDIVAIIDKPETFYIMVGRSMGLILDKADCQPELIDFLLKLKESRSL from the coding sequence ATGTTTCCTATGACAGCAAAAACGATTATGACAGAAGAAGCTTATCGCCGTTTCGCTTGGACCAATTTCTGGTATAAAAAGAATGGCATCTTCTCACTGATTCTCCCTGAGATAGTGGTGCTGATATGCAGTGCAATCTGTTTTTTCATCGGGGAACCTTTGCCAGGCGTAGCTTTTCTTGTTACTGTGGCAGTCCTTCCTTTTCTTTACTATCTGTCCATGAATCGACATATTAAAAAGTTTTATAGAGGCAACCCCCTCTGGCATGATATAGAGCAGGAGTTTAGCTTCTATGAGACAGAATTTCGTGTCGTTAATCGGAATAACAATGCCAGATTTGACTATCAAGATATTGTGGCCATTATAGACAAGCCAGAAACTTTTTATATCATGGTTGGCCGGTCAATGGGACTGATCTTGGATAAGGCAGACTGTCAGCCTGAATTAATTGATTTTTTACTAAAACTAAAAGAAAGCAGAAGTCTCTAA
- a CDS encoding DUF805 domain-containing protein: MIQAYKNFWKNYLNFSGRSTRSDYWWVVLIHNIILLPFNFSYFSAAANNNSAEALQALSSFGGFYIILGLVLFLPSIALQVRRLRDAGKHSICIFLPLIPFIGWFLLIMLNCFPSEKVEIPEGYDYQELQGQHFRQDSEE; encoded by the coding sequence ATGATTCAAGCTTATAAAAATTTCTGGAAGAATTACCTAAACTTTTCTGGTCGCTCAACGCGTTCCGATTACTGGTGGGTTGTTCTCATTCACAATATTATTCTATTGCCTTTTAACTTTTCATATTTTAGTGCAGCAGCAAATAACAACAGTGCAGAAGCTCTTCAAGCTCTTTCATCCTTTGGTGGATTCTACATCATTCTCGGTTTAGTATTATTTCTACCATCCATTGCCCTTCAAGTTCGTCGCTTGCGTGATGCTGGTAAACACTCGATTTGTATTTTCTTACCACTTATTCCCTTTATCGGCTGGTTTCTTTTAATTATGCTAAATTGTTTCCCAAGTGAAAAAGTTGAAATTCCTGAGGGGTATGATTATCAAGAACTTCAAGGCCAACACTTCAGACAAGACTCTGAAGAATAA
- a CDS encoding helix-turn-helix domain-containing protein, producing MFSHEKLKKRRLELNLTQSSIYQELGISRKTYSAWENGLAEPHAKNLRRLATCLKVQENYFMDETSALYTYPLLTAPHKKEVDQLASRLLERQRKISSLTAYKVLSVELAAGLGHSYYDNETDYETVYFDQDIQHDFASWVSGDSMEPKYPNGSVALMKQTGFDYDGAVYALMWNGKTYIKKVYREAEGLRLESINPDYEDLFAPYEDQPSIVGIVVGHFLPIEV from the coding sequence ATGTTTTCGCATGAAAAATTAAAAAAACGCCGGCTGGAGCTTAATCTGACTCAGTCTTCCATTTACCAAGAGCTTGGAATTTCCAGAAAGACGTACTCTGCCTGGGAAAATGGCCTAGCAGAACCCCACGCAAAAAATCTCAGGAGGTTGGCCACCTGTCTCAAGGTCCAAGAGAACTACTTTATGGATGAGACCAGTGCGCTCTACACCTACCCTTTACTAACCGCACCACATAAAAAAGAAGTAGACCAACTCGCTAGTCGGCTCTTAGAGAGACAGCGTAAGATTAGCTCCCTTACAGCCTATAAGGTTCTATCCGTTGAGCTGGCTGCAGGTCTCGGTCACAGCTACTATGACAATGAAACAGACTACGAAACTGTCTACTTTGATCAAGATATCCAGCACGACTTTGCATCCTGGGTCTCTGGGGATTCTATGGAGCCTAAGTATCCCAATGGCTCTGTTGCCCTTATGAAACAGACAGGATTCGACTACGATGGGGCAGTCTATGCTCTCATGTGGAATGGCAAGACCTATATCAAAAAAGTCTATCGTGAGGCTGAAGGTCTACGCTTAGAGTCTATCAACCCTGACTACGAGGATCTCTTTGCTCCTTATGAAGACCAGCCTAGCATTGTTGGTATCGTAGTCGGACATTTTCTGCCGATTGAGGTATAA
- a CDS encoding Y-family DNA polymerase: MVLFDYSREPRSDIAFVDMKSFYASCECIALGLDPLKTSLCVMSRVENSSGLILAATPLFKKNFGSQNVSRSYNLPFDVHTRKFNYAAARKQGLPITADYVRFIEDAAQKTLLVPPRMNYYIQKNMEIQKIFQDFAAPDDIFPYSIDEGFLDLTSSINYFIPDQTLDRRTKLDLLAARIQQAIWKKTGIYASIGLSNANPLLAKLALDIEAKHTKKMRVNWSYEDVPSKVWTIPTITDFWGIGHRTATRLKKLGIHSIYDLAHFNPDILKKEMGIMGLQLWFHAHGIDESNVHKPYQVKSHGLGNSQILPRDYRQQAEIELVFREMAEQVAIRLRRSGKKCQRVSIYARYSKQELLPSIHTQKKIEPTNNSDRLAQIVVQLFRSKYQGGAIRQIGVFYSDFVDQGYGLISLFDDPLQIQKEEELQQTIDRIRDRFGFASLLKGNALLGSSRAIARSNLTGGHSAGGLEGLS; the protein is encoded by the coding sequence ATGGTCCTATTTGATTATTCACGCGAGCCTCGTTCAGACATTGCTTTTGTGGATATGAAAAGTTTTTACGCCTCTTGCGAATGCATTGCTCTTGGCCTTGACCCTTTAAAAACCTCGCTCTGTGTTATGAGCCGAGTTGAAAATTCCTCTGGACTGATACTAGCTGCCACCCCTCTCTTTAAAAAGAATTTCGGCAGCCAGAATGTCAGCCGAAGCTATAATCTTCCTTTTGATGTCCACACCCGTAAGTTCAACTATGCTGCTGCTCGCAAGCAGGGACTGCCTATTACAGCAGATTATGTGCGCTTTATTGAAGATGCTGCTCAAAAGACCTTATTGGTCCCACCTCGGATGAACTACTACATCCAAAAAAACATGGAAATTCAAAAAATTTTCCAGGATTTCGCAGCTCCTGATGACATTTTCCCCTACTCAATCGATGAGGGTTTCTTAGATTTGACTAGCTCTATCAACTACTTCATTCCCGATCAGACGCTGGACCGCAGGACCAAACTGGATCTGCTGGCCGCCCGCATTCAACAGGCTATCTGGAAGAAGACCGGGATTTATGCCTCTATCGGCCTGAGCAACGCCAATCCTCTTCTCGCTAAGCTAGCCTTGGACATTGAAGCCAAACACACAAAAAAGATGCGGGTCAACTGGTCCTATGAGGATGTACCAAGCAAGGTTTGGACTATTCCGACAATAACTGATTTTTGGGGCATCGGCCACCGAACGGCCACCCGTCTTAAGAAGCTAGGCATCCATTCCATTTATGATTTGGCCCACTTTAACCCCGACATACTCAAAAAAGAAATGGGAATCATGGGCCTACAGCTTTGGTTTCATGCTCACGGTATTGATGAAAGCAATGTGCACAAGCCTTATCAGGTCAAGTCACATGGTCTGGGCAATTCACAAATTCTCCCCCGAGATTATAGACAGCAGGCAGAGATTGAGTTGGTTTTCCGAGAAATGGCTGAGCAGGTCGCCATTCGGCTCAGACGCTCTGGTAAGAAATGCCAGCGTGTCTCCATCTATGCCCGTTATTCCAAGCAGGAGCTCCTGCCTTCCATTCATACACAGAAAAAAATTGAGCCCACTAACAACAGCGATCGATTGGCTCAAATCGTCGTTCAGCTTTTTCGTTCCAAATATCAGGGCGGGGCTATCCGTCAGATTGGCGTTTTTTACAGTGACTTTGTCGATCAAGGTTATGGTCTGATTTCTCTCTTTGACGATCCTCTGCAAATTCAAAAAGAAGAGGAGCTCCAACAGACGATTGACCGCATCAGAGATCGCTTCGGCTTCGCCTCTCTGCTTAAGGGAAATGCCTTGCTGGGCTCCTCCCGTGCCATCGCTCGAAGCAATCTGACAGGTGGCCATTCGGCTGGAGGGCTGGAGGGCTTATCATGA
- a CDS encoding DUF5960 family protein, whose protein sequence is MTTQNVHEELQFDYFSQNYHQFQEDFYQFSNLPQPLMVMEDDILLHMASRQATYFKLSKTKSLDKKDHYFHFTVSRPDQANRLCIYHYQGQTEDIDQ, encoded by the coding sequence ATGACCACTCAGAATGTACATGAGGAACTTCAATTCGACTATTTTTCCCAGAACTACCATCAATTTCAAGAGGATTTTTATCAATTTTCCAATCTTCCCCAGCCTCTGATGGTCATGGAAGATGACATCCTACTCCACATGGCCAGCCGCCAAGCCACTTATTTCAAACTCTCCAAGACCAAAAGCTTGGATAAAAAGGATCATTACTTCCACTTTACCGTCAGTCGACCAGACCAAGCAAACCGACTCTGCATTTACCACTATCAAGGCCAAACAGAAGATATAGATCAATAA
- a CDS encoding YceD family protein: protein MLHIQEIRKNPDGLAFEKKLDLAEELKERNSEILDVQDILAKGKVQYEDGLYFLDYDLSYTITLTSSRSMEPVELKESYLVNEIFMEEGQATSQDMIDQDLVLPIENGEINVAESVADNILMNIPLKILTAEEEAGQGFLSGQDWQVMTEEEFAAAQEAQKEKNNPFAGLQGLFDE from the coding sequence ATGTTGCATATTCAAGAAATTCGCAAGAATCCAGATGGACTAGCCTTTGAGAAAAAGCTGGACTTGGCAGAGGAGTTAAAAGAACGCAATTCTGAGATTTTAGATGTTCAGGATATTTTAGCCAAAGGAAAGGTTCAATATGAAGACGGCCTCTATTTTCTGGATTATGACTTGTCTTATACCATCACTCTGACGTCCAGTCGCAGTATGGAGCCAGTAGAGCTCAAGGAGTCTTATCTAGTCAACGAAATTTTCATGGAAGAAGGACAGGCCACATCGCAGGATATGATTGATCAGGACTTGGTGCTGCCGATTGAAAATGGTGAGATTAATGTGGCTGAGAGTGTGGCTGATAATATCCTGATGAATATCCCGCTGAAAATTCTAACAGCTGAGGAAGAAGCCGGCCAAGGTTTTCTGTCTGGTCAGGACTGGCAGGTTATGACGGAAGAGGAATTCGCCGCTGCCCAGGAAGCTCAAAAAGAGAAGAACAATCCTTTCGCCGGTTTGCAAGGACTGTTTGATGAATAA
- a CDS encoding Rgg/GadR/MutR family transcriptional regulator, whose translation MEHLGQIFRFFREARHISLSEATGGEFSKSMLSRFENGQSELSAQKLFSALSAIHTETEEFTVAAGIQDHHSHKELLSQIQDLLQANQLDLLEELYLKKEKITQKSKRASDWVKRLIVKAYLCALKESEKASPGELDFLHDYLFSVDIWGRYELNLFSVCTPVLSLDLFSQYTKEILSRKDFAALFANNRNTLHTTFLNGYLLAISQENVTQADYFQQVIERHFYEENETYFRIVYLFAQGELICLKGKTEEGLTQMKKAVDIFRILNCQHSADYYQEALDTAFQKYSK comes from the coding sequence ATGGAACATCTAGGACAGATTTTTAGATTTTTTCGAGAGGCAAGGCACATCTCTTTATCCGAAGCAACTGGCGGAGAATTTTCAAAATCTATGCTTTCTCGCTTTGAAAATGGGCAGAGCGAACTTTCGGCACAGAAACTTTTTAGCGCTCTCAGCGCCATCCACACGGAAACGGAAGAATTTACCGTTGCAGCCGGCATCCAGGATCATCATTCTCATAAGGAACTCTTAAGCCAAATTCAAGACCTGTTGCAAGCCAATCAGCTTGACCTCTTAGAAGAACTTTATCTGAAAAAAGAAAAAATCACTCAAAAAAGCAAGCGCGCTAGCGATTGGGTTAAGCGCCTAATTGTAAAGGCCTATCTCTGTGCCCTTAAGGAGTCAGAGAAGGCCAGCCCAGGCGAGCTGGATTTCCTGCATGATTACCTTTTTTCAGTTGATATTTGGGGTCGCTACGAGCTCAATCTCTTCTCTGTCTGCACTCCAGTTTTATCTCTAGATTTGTTTTCCCAATACACCAAAGAAATCCTCTCAAGAAAGGATTTTGCAGCCTTATTTGCCAACAATCGCAACACCCTGCACACTACTTTTCTTAATGGATATCTTCTGGCCATCAGTCAGGAAAACGTCACCCAGGCAGACTATTTCCAACAAGTCATTGAGCGACACTTTTACGAAGAAAATGAGACTTACTTCCGAATTGTCTATCTCTTTGCTCAGGGAGAGTTGATCTGTTTGAAAGGGAAAACAGAAGAGGGGCTCACTCAAATGAAGAAAGCGGTCGATATTTTCCGAATCTTGAACTGTCAGCATAGCGCTGACTACTATCAAGAAGCCCTTGATACTGCTTTTCAAAAATATAGCAAATAA
- a CDS encoding transporter gives MKLFFKNGVYASLSLSRIFNTLGASIFNIVFVVFASSMPNPKFAIAVANFIVLVPTFFTIFAGIKADKTIRKTRWLIHFGYLQALLFVLVAFMTRSSSYLAFSAVCLMNILSDIISDYRSGLQMPILKKNVPEKDLMEAFSFTQLISFLCSLAGQALGVWLLTVSQQDFFLVALVNALTFLLSSTILYLVRRRLTHDPVAISEKKAPLKEELKEMYTSSKLIFEQEGSNNFLKLLAQILVVNAMAGSLIALYNLYLLDNPIFQLSFSQSLLVLQTALVLAMVIASLTPNDYFSSLSLNQLTLWAALTMILLAVSNFLHLPVFVGIAFGFLLAYISGKINPKINTLLLSKLSSDVLAQTSSFLSLLFSFSVPFGTMVFSSLALWNMNASWLIFSIIGVIALLLSIEKKKDVNER, from the coding sequence ATGAAATTATTTTTTAAAAATGGGGTCTATGCCTCACTCAGCCTTTCCCGAATCTTCAACACCTTGGGAGCTTCTATTTTCAATATTGTTTTTGTGGTATTTGCTTCAAGCATGCCCAATCCCAAGTTTGCTATTGCTGTGGCTAATTTTATCGTCCTGGTTCCGACATTCTTTACTATCTTTGCTGGTATCAAAGCTGACAAGACTATCCGTAAAACTCGTTGGCTGATTCATTTTGGTTATCTTCAAGCCCTGCTCTTTGTTCTTGTTGCCTTCATGACTCGCTCCAGCTCTTATCTAGCCTTTTCAGCCGTCTGCTTGATGAATATTCTTTCAGATATTATCAGCGATTACCGCAGCGGCCTGCAAATGCCGATTTTAAAAAAGAATGTTCCAGAGAAAGACCTTATGGAAGCCTTCTCCTTTACCCAGCTTATCAGCTTTCTCTGTAGCCTGGCCGGACAAGCTTTGGGAGTTTGGCTCTTAACGGTCAGCCAGCAAGACTTTTTCTTAGTTGCTTTGGTTAACGCCTTGACCTTTCTCCTATCCTCCACCATCCTCTATCTGGTACGTCGTCGATTGACCCATGACCCAGTGGCAATTTCTGAGAAAAAAGCTCCTCTAAAGGAAGAATTGAAGGAAATGTACACATCGTCCAAGCTCATTTTTGAGCAGGAAGGTTCTAACAATTTTCTCAAACTGCTGGCTCAAATCCTGGTTGTCAACGCTATGGCAGGTTCTCTTATAGCTCTTTATAATCTCTACTTGCTGGACAACCCCATCTTCCAGCTGTCCTTTAGCCAGTCTCTCTTGGTTCTTCAGACAGCTCTTGTCCTAGCCATGGTCATCGCTAGCCTGACTCCCAACGATTACTTTAGCAGCCTCTCTCTAAATCAATTAACCCTCTGGGCTGCTCTTACCATGATTCTGCTTGCTGTCAGCAACTTCTTGCATCTGCCTGTTTTCGTCGGCATTGCTTTTGGGTTTTTACTAGCTTATATCTCCGGCAAGATTAATCCCAAAATCAACACCCTCTTACTGAGCAAATTGTCTTCTGATGTTCTCGCTCAGACTTCTAGCTTTCTGAGTCTGCTCTTTTCTTTCTCTGTTCCCTTTGGTACTATGGTCTTCAGCAGTCTAGCCCTCTGGAATATGAATGCTAGCTGGCTCATCTTCAGCATTATCGGTGTGATTGCTCTGCTCCTATCTATTGAGAAAAAGAAAGATGTTAATGAAAGATGA